A segment of the Marinomonas posidonica IVIA-Po-181 genome:
TGAGTAAGGAAGCTTACAATGTTAAAGGGACATGGTTGGTTATCACAATTCAAACAAAGGATGATGTACGGTTTTATCATTCTGATCATTATCATTACCATCGCGCTCTTCGGCATCATTACTTACACCAGCGACAGCGCCAAAGAAAATAGCCGACGAGTATTTGAAAGTGCGCTCTGGAACACCTTACAATTACAAGTACAGACCTACCGCCTGCTTAATTATCTGGTTCTTTTGAAAGCGCCAGACTTACCACTCAATGGCCAAGCTTATTTCGAATACGATTTGCTCATGAGCCGCATCGACTTACTCAGAGATGGGGAAGTTGGTACCCTAGTTAGGGAGTTTGAAGGCGGGCGAACCACGCGGCTATTAAACATCATGAACGGTGAACTGGAACTGCTTAGCTTTCATATCAGCAAGTTGGAAGAAGATGACTTAAGTTACTTACCCAGCCTCATTGACCGCATACAAAAACTGGACCCTCAATTAAATGAGTTTGTTGGCTTGGTGAATAACGGCAGTAATGCCTTCATCAATAGGCAGCATCAGATCCAACAGACCAAGCTTCATTACATTCAGCTGTTATCCATTGCCTTATTGGCCTGCTTACTCTGCTTGTGCTTTTTTATGGCGAAAAGCTTTTCACAATTGAGGTTTGCTCACGCACGCAACAAACAACTCAAAGCTGACATGCAAAATTCACGCAGTGACAAAGCGGATTTATTAGGCTTTATTAACCAGCAAGTCCGTCCTCCTATCAATGCCATATTGGGCACTGCAAAAACACTCAATCAGTCATCTCATAGTGTTCCTGAACCTTTAACCAAACACATTGAAGAATCCGGTCAGCAATTATTACATACCATCGAAATGCTCTCTGACTTGTCTCTCTTAGAAGCGCAAAAGCTCAGCCTCCAACCCTCAACGAATGAGTTGAAAACACAAATGGAAGTCTTTCTTGAGTTAACAGAAGCACAAATGTCCCGAAAAAACCTAGCCTGTGCCTTATACATTGATTCAGCATTACCTGACTCTGTGCACCTAGATTTTGGCCGCTTCAAAGAGATTGTCTTAGCCTTGTTACAAAATGCGATTGCTCATTGCCCTGCAGGCAGCATCAGTATTCAATTGCGACCTTCGGCCTTAGCAGCACCAACCGTCCTGCTGCCAGACGGTACCTACGAAACACGCGTTATGCAGTTGGCTATACGAGACACCGGCTTAGGAATGCCTCTCAACCTTCAGCAAAGTCTGCGAGTTAACCCCAATTTACCAAACCAAGCAGACAGTCCAGATGCCAATACAGTCGGTTTAAATCTGGCCTTATGCCACCAGCTCATCTATTTGATGAAAGGCGAAATGCACTTTTCCTGTGTCGAGAATGAAGGCTGTGAATTCTGGGTCGATTTGCCTTTTTATGTGCCGGCAGAGCAAGAGCATCCAACGGACATTGTGCCAATCACAAAAACGTCTCAACCTCAAAAAACAGCACTGATTCTTGAACAAGACATGAACCTAGCCAAAATCATTGAGTTACAGCTAACCAGCTTTAACATCAAGGTTAGCCTAGTCCAAGAGGAAGATGGACACAGTCCATTGGATCAATTCGACCTCATCCTATTGGGACAATTTTCAGGTTTCGACAGTCATTTAGAAGAACGTCTACTAGACTGCTTAAAGGCTGGTACAACTCTGTGGAGTTATCAAACGGCAGAGTTTAAAAATTCCTCTCTAGACTGTAAAGCACTCACATTTCCTCTGACACAAAGGAAGCTATTACCTCTGATTGAGGCTTTATTTTTAGGTCAAACAAAACAGAAGGACAACAAATGATAGACAAGGCCTACTTGGACTCCCTGACAGAGTTGCTGGGGAAAAGTACCGTCGATCAGATTCGTCTAGAATATGTGCAAGACAGTACCAATAAGTTAAATCAATTAATGAGTGCGTGGGGAAATCGAGATTTCGAAGAACTACAACAACTCAGCCACTCCCTGAAATCGGCCAGTCTAAACATGGCCGCCAAGCAATTTGCCCAGCAATGTGAAATCATTGAGAAATCCGCTAAGAAAGAAGACGAAACGCCTATCCAAACGGTTATTGAAAGCCTGTCAGACCTCCATAGAGAGACCTTAATGGCTCTGTCTGGTTATTTTTCGATGCTCAAATAGCATCGACTACGACATTCACTAACGGCTGATTCACTGACGACTAACTATATGGACCACTGAATTTTAGTTGCCTGTAAAAAAGTCGCCAGCAGTGTTTGAATGCCAATCTGATCGACTTCAGAAAAACGATTCACCTTAGGGCTGTCAATATCAAACACCCCTAGCAGAGCATCACCGACAATCAGAGGCACGACCAGTTCAGACGCTGACGCGACATCACAGGCAATGTGACCTTCAAATTCATGTACATTGGCAATTCGTTGGGTTGTAGCTGTCATCGCGGCTTTACCACACACACCTCGCCCAAAAGGAATGCGTGTACAAGCCACTTTGCCAACATACGGACCAAGAACTAATTCGTTTTTACGCGCAAAATAAAAGCCCGCCCAATTCAAGTCGTCAAGCGTTTGCATAATAAACGCCGAAAACTGTGCAGAATTGCATATGAAATCTGTCTCACCAGCCAATAAAGCGGCTA
Coding sequences within it:
- a CDS encoding GAF domain-containing protein; this encodes MFTPDTPFSESSECYYQSLNEQLAALLAGETDFICNSAQFSAFIMQTLDDLNWAGFYFARKNELVLGPYVGKVACTRIPFGRGVCGKAAMTATTQRIANVHEFEGHIACDVASASELVVPLIVGDALLGVFDIDSPKVNRFSEVDQIGIQTLLATFLQATKIQWSI
- a CDS encoding Hpt domain-containing protein; translated protein: MIDKAYLDSLTELLGKSTVDQIRLEYVQDSTNKLNQLMSAWGNRDFEELQQLSHSLKSASLNMAAKQFAQQCEIIEKSAKKEDETPIQTVIESLSDLHRETLMALSGYFSMLK
- a CDS encoding sensor histidine kinase — its product is MLKGHGWLSQFKQRMMYGFIILIIIITIALFGIITYTSDSAKENSRRVFESALWNTLQLQVQTYRLLNYLVLLKAPDLPLNGQAYFEYDLLMSRIDLLRDGEVGTLVREFEGGRTTRLLNIMNGELELLSFHISKLEEDDLSYLPSLIDRIQKLDPQLNEFVGLVNNGSNAFINRQHQIQQTKLHYIQLLSIALLACLLCLCFFMAKSFSQLRFAHARNKQLKADMQNSRSDKADLLGFINQQVRPPINAILGTAKTLNQSSHSVPEPLTKHIEESGQQLLHTIEMLSDLSLLEAQKLSLQPSTNELKTQMEVFLELTEAQMSRKNLACALYIDSALPDSVHLDFGRFKEIVLALLQNAIAHCPAGSISIQLRPSALAAPTVLLPDGTYETRVMQLAIRDTGLGMPLNLQQSLRVNPNLPNQADSPDANTVGLNLALCHQLIYLMKGEMHFSCVENEGCEFWVDLPFYVPAEQEHPTDIVPITKTSQPQKTALILEQDMNLAKIIELQLTSFNIKVSLVQEEDGHSPLDQFDLILLGQFSGFDSHLEERLLDCLKAGTTLWSYQTAEFKNSSLDCKALTFPLTQRKLLPLIEALFLGQTKQKDNK